One segment of Marvinbryantia formatexigens DSM 14469 DNA contains the following:
- a CDS encoding YraN family protein has translation MNKRAIGSEYEKRAAAYLEQCGMCILEYNYRIRSGEIDLIARDGRYLVFVEVKYRANSHLGTPLEAVDARKQKTIVRTAQCYLLQHGYSAETPCRFDVIGIDGEQITHVKDAFWGG, from the coding sequence TTGAATAAAAGAGCAATCGGAAGCGAATATGAGAAGCGCGCGGCAGCCTATCTGGAGCAGTGCGGTATGTGCATCCTGGAATACAATTACCGCATCCGCAGCGGGGAAATCGACCTGATTGCGCGGGACGGCAGGTATCTGGTGTTCGTGGAGGTGAAATACCGCGCAAACAGCCATCTGGGAACGCCGCTGGAGGCGGTGGATGCGCGCAAGCAGAAAACCATTGTCCGCACAGCGCAGTGTTACCTGCTGCAGCACGGATACAGCGCGGAAACGCCATGCCGTTTTGATGTAATCGGCATTGACGGAGAGCAGATCACGCACGTAAAGGATGCTTTCTGGGGTGGCTGA
- the ylqF gene encoding ribosome biogenesis GTPase YlqF → MNYQWYPGHMTKAKRMMQEDIKLIDVIIELVDARIPQSSRNPDIDELGKNRARVLLLNKADLADAAGCEAWIEHFRAKGYYAVALDSRRKNGMNALGRVLQEACREKIERDRKRGILNRPVRAMVAGIPNVGKSTFINTYAGRACAKTGNRPGVTKGKQWIRLNKNVELLDTPGILWPKFEDQTVGLRLALIGSIRDEILNTEELALELITFLKTRYPGLLAQRYACAEEGTPVAVLDEIAVGRGCIRKGSEPDYEKASALLLDDFRSGKLGRITLEFPDNTPGEHEQTAGGEA, encoded by the coding sequence ATGAATTATCAATGGTATCCCGGTCATATGACGAAAGCGAAGCGTATGATGCAGGAGGACATAAAACTGATAGACGTGATTATCGAGCTGGTGGATGCGCGCATTCCACAGTCCAGCCGGAATCCGGACATCGATGAGCTTGGAAAAAACAGGGCGCGTGTGCTGCTGCTCAATAAAGCGGACCTGGCGGACGCCGCCGGATGCGAGGCGTGGATCGAGCACTTCCGGGCGAAGGGGTATTATGCAGTCGCCCTGGATTCCAGACGGAAAAACGGAATGAACGCGCTGGGCAGGGTTCTGCAGGAGGCGTGCCGTGAAAAGATAGAGCGCGACCGCAAACGCGGGATTTTAAACCGTCCGGTGCGGGCGATGGTCGCCGGAATCCCCAATGTTGGAAAATCTACCTTTATCAACACCTATGCCGGAAGGGCATGCGCGAAGACGGGCAACCGTCCGGGCGTCACAAAGGGAAAGCAGTGGATACGCCTCAACAAAAATGTGGAGCTGCTGGATACGCCTGGGATCCTCTGGCCGAAATTTGAGGACCAGACGGTCGGGCTGCGCCTGGCGCTGATTGGTTCCATCCGCGATGAGATTTTAAATACGGAGGAGTTGGCGCTGGAGCTGATTACTTTTCTGAAGACGCGCTATCCGGGGCTTCTGGCGCAGCGCTATGCCTGCGCGGAGGAAGGAACGCCGGTTGCCGTGCTGGATGAGATTGCCGTGGGCAGAGGCTGCATCCGCAAGGGAAGCGAGCCGGATTATGAAAAGGCATCGGCGCTGCTGCTGGACGATTTCCGCAGCGGAAAACTGGGGAGAATCACGCTGGAATTTCCGGACAATACTCCCGGAGAGCATGAGCAGACCGCCGGAGGTGAAGCGTAG
- the trmD gene encoding tRNA (guanosine(37)-N1)-methyltransferase TrmD produces MKFHVLTLFPEMIENGLHTSITGRAIEKGILSLNTVNIRDFAGNKHGKVDDYPYGGGAGMVMQAEPVYGAYKSIEEQAGRKLRTIYLTPQGQTFHQKMAEEFSREDELVFLCGHYEGIDERVLQEIVTDFVSIGDYVLTGGELPAMVMIDTISRLVEGVLNNESSAETESFQDSLLEYPQYSRPEVWRGRAVPPVLLSGHHANVEKWRREQSVLRTARWRPDLLEKADLTEKEKAMVKGEENDV; encoded by the coding sequence GTGAAATTTCATGTACTGACACTGTTTCCCGAAATGATTGAAAACGGACTGCACACAAGCATTACGGGCAGGGCAATCGAGAAGGGGATTCTTTCGCTGAACACCGTAAATATCCGTGATTTCGCGGGAAATAAGCATGGCAAGGTGGACGATTACCCGTATGGCGGCGGGGCAGGCATGGTAATGCAGGCGGAGCCGGTATACGGCGCATATAAATCCATAGAGGAGCAGGCGGGCAGAAAGCTGCGCACCATCTATCTCACGCCGCAGGGACAGACCTTTCATCAGAAGATGGCGGAGGAATTTTCACGCGAGGACGAGCTGGTCTTTCTGTGCGGACATTACGAGGGGATAGATGAGCGTGTCCTGCAGGAAATCGTCACGGATTTCGTATCCATCGGCGATTATGTGCTGACCGGCGGAGAGCTGCCTGCGATGGTTATGATTGACACTATCTCGCGTCTGGTGGAAGGGGTACTGAATAACGAAAGCTCCGCAGAGACGGAATCCTTCCAGGATTCCCTGCTGGAATATCCGCAGTACAGCAGACCGGAGGTATGGCGGGGCAGGGCTGTTCCGCCCGTACTGCTGTCCGGGCACCACGCGAATGTGGAAAAATGGCGAAGGGAGCAGTCGGTGCTGCGCACTGCCAGATGGCGACCGGATCTGCTGGAAAAGGCAGATCTCACCGAAAAAGAAAAAGCGATGGTGAAAGGAGAAGAAAACGATGTTTGA
- the rpsP gene encoding 30S ribosomal protein S16, whose amino-acid sequence MAVKIRLRRMGQKKAPFYRIVVADSRAPRDGRCIDEIGTYNPNTDPSEFKIDEELAKKWLANGAQPTEVVGKLFKLAGIEK is encoded by the coding sequence ATGGCAGTAAAAATCAGATTAAGAAGAATGGGACAGAAGAAAGCTCCTTTCTATAGAATTGTAGTTGCAGATTCCAGAGCTCCGAGAGACGGAAGATGTATCGATGAAATTGGTACCTACAATCCGAACACTGACCCGAGTGAGTTTAAAATCGACGAAGAACTGGCTAAGAAATGGCTTGCAAATGGCGCACAGCCGACAGAGGTTGTAGGAAAGCTCTTCAAGCTGGCCGGTATCGAGAAGTAG
- a CDS encoding KH domain-containing protein produces MKDLVEVIAKSLVEHPEEVVVTEKESGKTTVIELKVAQSDMGKVIGKQGKIAKAIRAVVKAAASRSDKKVVVDIV; encoded by the coding sequence ATGAAAGACTTAGTAGAAGTAATTGCCAAATCTCTGGTAGAACATCCGGAAGAGGTCGTAGTTACGGAGAAAGAAAGCGGCAAAACTACCGTGATTGAACTGAAAGTAGCCCAGTCTGATATGGGAAAAGTTATCGGCAAACAGGGCAAAATTGCAAAAGCAATCCGCGCCGTTGTAAAAGCTGCGGCGTCCAGAAGCGATAAAAAAGTGGTTGTTGATATTGTGTAA
- the rimM gene encoding ribosome maturation factor RimM (Essential for efficient processing of 16S rRNA), producing MEQYLQVGVVSSTHGIRGEVKVYPTTDDAARFKKLKEVFAETKHGNVPLAIEQVKFFKNMVILKFKGIDNINDVEKYRGCPLLVTRENAVKLAPGEYFLCDLIGLSVSTDTGEELGTLTEVIRTGANDVYVVKTKNEKEVLIPNTKECIIEVSLEKNTMTVHLLEGLL from the coding sequence ATGGAGCAGTATCTGCAGGTGGGCGTGGTTTCTTCCACCCACGGGATTCGCGGCGAGGTGAAGGTGTATCCGACGACAGACGACGCCGCCCGTTTTAAAAAGCTCAAAGAGGTTTTTGCGGAGACAAAGCACGGCAATGTGCCGCTTGCCATTGAGCAGGTGAAATTTTTCAAAAACATGGTGATTCTGAAATTTAAAGGAATCGACAATATTAATGATGTGGAAAAATACAGGGGCTGTCCGCTGCTTGTGACGCGGGAAAATGCGGTGAAGCTGGCGCCGGGAGAATATTTCCTGTGCGATTTAATCGGACTGTCCGTTTCAACCGATACCGGGGAGGAGCTGGGCACCCTCACGGAGGTCATCCGCACCGGCGCCAACGACGTCTACGTGGTAAAAACAAAAAATGAAAAAGAAGTCTTGATACCGAACACAAAAGAATGTATTATAGAGGTATCTCTGGAAAAAAATACAATGACGGTTCATCTGCTGGAGGGGCTGCTGTGA
- the ffh gene encoding signal recognition particle protein — protein sequence MAFESLSDKLQNVFKNLRSKGRLTEADVKAALKEVKMALLEADVSFKVVKQFMKSVQERAVGADVMTGLNPGQMVIKIVNEELVALMGSETTEIALRPAGEITVIMMVGLQGAGKTTTTAKLAGKLKSKGRVPLLAACDVYRPAAIQQLQINGEKQGIEVFSMGDKQSPVNIARAAVEHAKSRNMNVVILDTAGRLHVDEEMMDELVQIKEAVHVDQTILVVDAMTGQDAVNVSEMFNEKIGIDGVILTKLDGDSRGGAALSIRATCGKPILYVGMGEKLSDLEQFYPDRMASRILGMGDVMSLIEKAQATLDENKAKELEQKIKKAKFGFDDYLESMNQMKNMGGLSGILSMMPGMGGSKMKNLEGMIDEKALARNEAIILSMTPEERANPDILNPSRKKRIAAGCGVDIAEVNRLVKQFEQTRKMMKQIPGMTGGRGGKRGKFKFPF from the coding sequence ATGGCATTTGAAAGCCTTTCCGATAAATTACAGAATGTGTTTAAGAACCTGCGCAGCAAGGGGCGTCTGACAGAGGCGGATGTAAAAGCCGCTCTGAAGGAGGTCAAGATGGCGCTGCTGGAGGCGGACGTCAGCTTCAAGGTGGTAAAACAGTTTATGAAGTCCGTGCAGGAGCGCGCTGTCGGTGCGGATGTCATGACAGGCTTAAATCCCGGACAGATGGTGATTAAGATCGTCAACGAGGAGCTGGTCGCGCTGATGGGCTCCGAGACCACGGAAATCGCGCTGCGTCCGGCGGGAGAGATAACCGTCATCATGATGGTCGGTCTGCAGGGCGCGGGCAAGACGACGACGACGGCAAAGCTTGCCGGAAAGCTGAAGTCAAAAGGGCGGGTGCCGCTGCTGGCGGCATGTGATGTTTACCGTCCGGCGGCGATACAGCAGCTTCAGATAAACGGAGAAAAGCAGGGCATCGAGGTCTTCTCGATGGGCGATAAGCAGAGCCCGGTAAACATCGCCAGAGCGGCGGTGGAGCACGCGAAGAGCCGCAACATGAATGTGGTGATTCTGGATACGGCGGGGCGTCTTCACGTCGATGAAGAAATGATGGACGAGCTGGTGCAGATTAAGGAAGCGGTGCATGTCGACCAGACGATTCTGGTGGTCGATGCCATGACCGGTCAGGACGCGGTCAATGTTTCCGAAATGTTCAACGAGAAAATCGGTATCGACGGCGTTATCCTGACAAAGCTGGACGGCGATTCCCGCGGCGGCGCGGCGCTTTCCATCCGTGCGACCTGCGGCAAGCCGATTCTGTATGTCGGCATGGGCGAAAAGCTGTCCGACCTGGAGCAGTTTTATCCGGACCGCATGGCTTCCCGTATTCTCGGCATGGGCGATGTCATGAGCCTCATTGAAAAAGCGCAGGCCACCCTCGATGAAAACAAGGCGAAGGAGCTTGAGCAGAAGATTAAAAAGGCGAAATTCGGCTTTGACGATTATCTGGAAAGCATGAACCAGATGAAAAACATGGGCGGTCTGTCCGGTATTCTTTCCATGATGCCCGGAATGGGCGGAAGCAAGATGAAAAATCTGGAGGGAATGATTGATGAGAAGGCGCTTGCGCGCAACGAAGCGATTATCCTGTCCATGACGCCGGAGGAGAGAGCGAATCCGGATATCTTAAATCCTTCGCGCAAAAAACGCATTGCCGCCGGATGCGGCGTCGATATTGCGGAGGTAAACCGGCTGGTAAAGCAGTTTGAGCAGACCAGAAAGATGATGAAGCAGATTCCCGGAATGACGGGAGGCAGAGGTGGTAAAAGAGGAAAATTTAAATTTCCCTTTTAA
- the ftsY gene encoding signal recognition particle-docking protein FtsY — protein MEEKKGFFRRLAEGLSKTRDNIVSGIDSIFSGFSSIDEDFYEEIEETLIMGDLGINATTAIIEDLKKKVKENHIKEPSECKRYLIESIRQQMEVTETAYEFENRTSVVLVIGVNGVGKTTSVGKLAGKLKDQGKKVVLAAADTFRAAAGEQLSEWANRAGVEIISGQEGSDPASVVYDAVAAAKARHADVLLCDTAGRLHNKKNLMNELGKINRILEKEYPEAYRETLVVLDGTTGQNALVQAREFAEVTNITGIILTKLDGTAKGGIAIAIHSELGIPVKYIGVGESIEDLQKFNAEEFVNALFLTDDKE, from the coding sequence ATGGAAGAAAAAAAGGGTTTTTTCAGAAGACTGGCAGAGGGGCTTTCCAAGACGAGAGATAATATCGTATCCGGTATTGACAGCATTTTCAGCGGTTTTTCCAGTATCGACGAGGATTTTTATGAGGAAATCGAAGAGACGCTGATCATGGGCGACCTGGGCATCAATGCGACGACTGCGATTATTGAGGACCTGAAGAAAAAGGTGAAGGAAAACCACATCAAGGAGCCGTCGGAGTGCAAGCGCTATCTCATCGAGAGCATCCGCCAGCAGATGGAGGTTACAGAGACCGCCTACGAATTTGAGAACCGCACCTCGGTGGTGCTTGTTATCGGCGTAAACGGCGTCGGCAAGACGACAAGCGTCGGAAAGCTTGCCGGAAAGCTGAAGGACCAGGGGAAGAAGGTCGTGCTTGCGGCAGCGGACACCTTCCGCGCTGCCGCCGGGGAACAGCTCTCCGAGTGGGCAAACCGCGCCGGTGTGGAGATTATTTCCGGGCAGGAGGGCAGCGACCCGGCTTCCGTGGTCTATGACGCGGTAGCGGCGGCGAAGGCGCGCCATGCGGACGTGCTGCTCTGCGATACGGCGGGCAGGCTTCACAATAAAAAGAATCTGATGAATGAGCTGGGAAAGATTAACCGCATTCTCGAAAAGGAATATCCGGAGGCTTACCGGGAGACGCTGGTCGTCCTGGACGGAACCACCGGACAGAACGCGCTTGTGCAGGCGCGTGAGTTTGCCGAGGTTACTAATATTACCGGCATCATTCTGACAAAGCTGGACGGAACGGCGAAGGGCGGTATCGCCATCGCCATCCATTCGGAGCTCGGCATCCCGGTGAAGTATATCGGTGTGGGCGAGAGCATTGAGGACCTTCAGAAGTTTAATGCGGAGGAATTTGTAAACGCGCTGTTTCTGACAGACGATAAAGAATAA
- the ylxM gene encoding YlxM family DNA-binding protein, translating to MERIVEQTLLFDFYGELLTEHQRNVYEDVILNDCSCAEAAEQYHISRQGVHDLIRRCNRTLEDYEAKLHLVEKFLSIRKKAEQIHALAEGHEEIRKIAGEILEEL from the coding sequence ATGGAACGGATTGTAGAGCAGACATTGCTGTTTGATTTTTACGGTGAGCTTCTGACAGAGCATCAGCGGAATGTTTATGAGGATGTGATTCTCAATGACTGCTCCTGTGCGGAGGCGGCGGAGCAGTACCATATCAGCCGGCAGGGCGTGCACGATTTAATCAGACGGTGCAACAGGACGCTGGAGGATTACGAGGCAAAGCTGCATCTGGTGGAGAAGTTTCTGTCTATCCGCAAAAAGGCTGAACAGATTCATGCGCTCGCAGAGGGGCATGAGGAGATAAGGAAAATTGCAGGCGAGATTTTAGAGGAGTTGTGA
- the pgeF gene encoding peptidoglycan editing factor PgeF gives MEDTGKIVWKRSGQQPVLRTNEKDGVVWLTYPSLEKLDGIVHGFSTRLGGVSTGHLSSMNLSFSRGDDEANVRENYRRIAAAIGFPEEKLVFSDQTHTTNVRVVTEADCGKGICFPRDYTDVDGLVTNVPQIVLATFYADCVPLYFADPVKRAVGLSHSGWRGTVGKIGKVTVQTMQEAFGCRPEDIRAAIGPSICQECYEVSGDVIDAFREAFDARYYDELYYRKENGKYQLNLWRANEIILEEAGILPEHISVTDICTCCNPRLLFSHRASHGKRGNLAAFLGLRQENP, from the coding sequence ATGGAAGATACGGGAAAAATTGTCTGGAAGCGCAGCGGGCAGCAGCCTGTTCTGCGCACAAATGAAAAAGACGGCGTCGTGTGGCTGACGTATCCGTCGCTGGAGAAGCTGGACGGCATTGTACACGGCTTTTCCACACGGCTCGGCGGTGTGAGCACGGGACATCTGTCCTCCATGAATCTGAGCTTTTCCAGAGGTGACGACGAGGCGAATGTCCGGGAGAATTACCGGCGCATTGCCGCCGCTATCGGCTTTCCGGAGGAGAAGCTGGTGTTTTCCGACCAGACGCATACCACGAATGTGCGTGTCGTCACGGAAGCTGACTGCGGCAAGGGCATTTGCTTTCCGCGCGATTACACGGACGTGGACGGGCTGGTCACAAATGTGCCGCAGATTGTGCTTGCCACCTTCTATGCGGACTGCGTGCCGCTGTATTTTGCCGACCCGGTGAAGAGAGCGGTCGGTCTTTCCCATTCCGGCTGGCGCGGCACTGTGGGTAAAATCGGAAAAGTCACGGTACAGACCATGCAGGAAGCATTTGGCTGTCGTCCGGAGGATATCCGGGCGGCAATCGGACCTTCTATCTGTCAGGAATGCTACGAGGTGAGCGGAGATGTTATCGATGCCTTCCGGGAGGCGTTTGACGCCCGCTATTACGATGAACTGTACTATCGGAAAGAAAACGGAAAATACCAGTTAAATCTGTGGCGCGCAAATGAGATTATTCTGGAGGAGGCAGGCATTCTGCCGGAGCATATTTCCGTCACCGATATCTGTACCTGCTGCAACCCCAGGCTTTTGTTTTCCCACCGCGCCTCACACGGAAAGCGCGGAAATCTCGCCGCCTTTCTCGGACTGCGGCAGGAAAATCCATAG
- the lepB gene encoding signal peptidase I, which yields MKKKGRGSRKRQKEKRTLRQKISSVLLWIFEIAVVVLFAFVLVYFFGQTRTNVGQSMELTLADGDRVLLNTLSYRIGSPERNDIIAFKPNGSSTSHTHIKRVIGLPGETIQIKDGMIYINGTVYLEKTDYPLMNNSGLADEPITLGVKEYFVLGDNRNDSEDSRYADIGLVNFDYIEGKVWFRISPFDSFGLID from the coding sequence ATGAAAAAAAAGGGCAGAGGAAGCAGAAAAAGGCAGAAGGAAAAAAGAACCCTGCGGCAGAAAATCAGCAGCGTGCTGCTCTGGATTTTTGAAATCGCTGTGGTCGTCCTGTTTGCATTTGTTCTTGTGTATTTTTTCGGGCAGACACGCACAAATGTCGGACAATCTATGGAGCTGACGCTTGCGGACGGGGACAGGGTCCTGCTGAATACGCTCTCTTACCGCATAGGAAGCCCTGAGAGAAACGATATTATTGCATTTAAGCCGAACGGAAGCTCCACCAGCCATACGCACATCAAGCGCGTTATCGGGCTTCCGGGCGAGACTATCCAGATTAAAGACGGCATGATTTATATAAACGGCACGGTCTATCTGGAGAAGACGGACTATCCGCTGATGAATAACAGCGGACTTGCCGACGAGCCGATTACTCTGGGAGTAAAGGAATATTTTGTGCTCGGCGATAACCGCAACGACAGCGAGGACAGCCGCTATGCGGACATCGGGCTGGTGAATTTTGATTATATCGAGGGAAAGGTGTGGTTTCGTATCTCGCCGTTTGATTCCTTCGGGCTGATAGACTGA
- the rplS gene encoding 50S ribosomal protein L19 produces the protein MQEIIRNIEAAQLKAEVPQFHVGDTVRVYGKIKEGNRERIQVFEGTVLKKQGGSSRETFTVRKNSNGVGVEKTWPLHSPNVEKVEVVRRGKVRRAKLNYLRNRSGKSAKVKELVK, from the coding sequence ATGCAGGAAATTATCAGAAACATCGAAGCAGCTCAGTTAAAGGCTGAGGTTCCGCAGTTTCATGTGGGAGACACCGTTCGCGTTTACGGTAAGATCAAAGAAGGAAACCGTGAGCGTATCCAGGTATTTGAAGGTACTGTTCTGAAGAAACAGGGCGGAAGCAGCCGCGAGACCTTCACGGTAAGAAAAAATTCCAACGGAGTTGGCGTGGAAAAGACATGGCCGTTACATTCCCCGAACGTGGAAAAGGTAGAGGTAGTAAGACGCGGTAAAGTAAGACGTGCAAAACTGAACTACCTGAGAAATCGTTCCGGTAAGAGTGCAAAGGTAAAAGAACTGGTGAAATAA
- the ilvA gene encoding threonine ammonia-lyase: protein MLTLEKFEEASEVVKRVTQETKLVYSKYFSDQTGNRIYLKPENMQITGAYKIRGAYYSISVLPEEDQKKGLITASAGNHAQGVAYAAKELGVKAVVVMPVTTPLMKVNRTKSYGAEVILHGEVYDEACEYAYQLAEEKGYTFIHPFDDLAVATGQGTIAMEIVKELPLVDYILVPVGGGGLATGVSTLAKMLNPNIKVIGVEPAGANCLQASLEAGEVVTLPDINTIADGTAVKRPGEKIFPYLQKNLDGIITIQDDELIVAFLDMVENHKMIVENSGLLTVAALKHMNAKNKKIVAILSGGNMDVITMSSVVQFGLIQRDRIFTVSVLLPDTPGELVRVSTVVAKLQGNVIKLDHNQFVSTNRSKAVELKITMETFGTEHKNQIVQALEENGFKPRVIRTSL from the coding sequence ATGCTGACATTAGAGAAGTTTGAAGAAGCGTCGGAGGTAGTAAAAAGAGTCACACAGGAGACAAAGCTGGTGTACAGCAAGTATTTCAGCGACCAGACGGGCAACCGTATTTATTTAAAGCCGGAGAATATGCAGATTACCGGCGCATATAAGATTCGCGGCGCTTATTACAGTATTTCGGTGCTGCCCGAAGAGGATCAGAAAAAGGGTCTGATTACGGCGTCGGCGGGCAACCACGCGCAGGGCGTCGCCTATGCGGCGAAGGAGCTGGGCGTAAAGGCGGTGGTCGTGATGCCGGTGACAACACCGCTCATGAAGGTAAACCGCACGAAGAGCTACGGCGCAGAGGTGATTCTGCACGGGGAGGTCTACGATGAGGCGTGTGAGTACGCTTATCAGCTTGCCGAGGAAAAGGGCTATACCTTTATCCATCCGTTTGACGACCTTGCCGTTGCCACCGGACAGGGCACGATTGCGATGGAGATCGTCAAGGAGCTGCCGCTGGTAGATTATATTCTGGTGCCGGTGGGCGGCGGCGGTCTGGCGACCGGCGTCTCCACGCTTGCCAAAATGCTGAACCCGAATATCAAGGTAATCGGAGTGGAGCCGGCGGGGGCAAACTGCCTGCAGGCATCGCTGGAGGCGGGCGAGGTAGTAACGCTTCCGGATATCAATACCATCGCGGACGGCACGGCGGTAAAGCGCCCCGGCGAGAAAATTTTCCCGTATCTGCAGAAAAATCTGGACGGCATCATCACGATCCAGGATGACGAGCTGATCGTCGCTTTCCTCGATATGGTGGAAAATCACAAGATGATCGTCGAAAATTCCGGACTGCTCACGGTGGCGGCACTCAAACACATGAATGCAAAGAACAAAAAGATTGTTGCCATTTTAAGCGGCGGAAACATGGACGTCATCACCATGTCCTCGGTCGTGCAGTTCGGACTGATCCAGCGGGACCGCATTTTTACGGTATCCGTGCTGCTTCCGGATACGCCGGGCGAGCTGGTGCGCGTCTCCACGGTAGTCGCAAAGCTGCAGGGTAATGTCATCAAGCTGGACCATAACCAGTTTGTCAGCACCAACCGCAGCAAGGCGGTGGAGCTGAAAATCACGATGGAGACTTTTGGAACCGAGCACAAAAACCAGATCGTGCAGGCACTGGAGGAAAACGGCTTCAAGCCGCGCGTCATCCGCACAAGTCTGTAG
- a CDS encoding ribonuclease HII, which yields MQKKIAEIKAELEAASREELSGCLQKYAADERAGAKALVQRFQKKLEKEAQEDERLSRMLHYERLYEKYTYICGIDEAGRGPLAGPVVAGAVILPKGCTIRYLNDSKQLSEKMREQLYDEIMERAVAVGVGMASPARIDEINILQATYEAMRDAIGALSVRPDILLNDAVRIPGTDIEQVPIVKGDAKSLSIAAASVIAKVTRDRLMKEYDALMPEYGFAAHKGYGSAAHIEALRQYGPSPIHRASFLKNIL from the coding sequence ATGCAGAAGAAAATAGCAGAGATAAAAGCGGAGCTTGAAGCAGCCAGCCGGGAAGAGCTGTCAGGATGTCTGCAGAAATACGCGGCGGATGAAAGAGCCGGGGCGAAGGCGCTGGTGCAGCGCTTTCAGAAAAAGCTGGAAAAAGAGGCGCAGGAGGATGAGCGCCTCAGCAGAATGCTGCATTACGAGCGGCTTTATGAGAAGTACACGTATATCTGCGGCATAGACGAGGCGGGCAGAGGTCCTCTGGCGGGACCGGTGGTCGCCGGTGCGGTCATCCTGCCGAAGGGCTGTACCATCCGTTATCTGAATGATTCCAAGCAGCTCTCAGAGAAAATGCGTGAGCAGCTGTACGATGAAATCATGGAGCGGGCGGTGGCGGTCGGCGTCGGCATGGCGTCTCCGGCGCGGATCGATGAAATTAATATTCTGCAGGCGACCTATGAGGCGATGCGCGACGCAATCGGCGCTCTTTCGGTACGCCCTGATATTCTTTTGAACGATGCGGTGCGGATTCCGGGAACGGATATTGAGCAGGTGCCGATTGTGAAGGGCGATGCAAAGAGCCTGTCCATCGCCGCGGCAAGCGTGATTGCCAAGGTGACCAGGGACCGGCTGATGAAGGAATACGATGCGCTCATGCCGGAGTACGGCTTTGCCGCACATAAGGGCTACGGCTCTGCAGCACATATCGAGGCGCTGCGCCAGTATGGGCCCTCGCCGATTCACCGGGCAAGCTTTTTGAAAAACATATTATAA